The Pricia mediterranea genome includes a window with the following:
- a CDS encoding pyridoxal phosphate-dependent decarboxylase family protein → MTEKKMKKLGYQVIDVIVDHRHNLSSKRVFNKPDFEFLDSMINPTMPLEADDPTAVFKELNQMVSEHVTHIDHPRFFSFIPGPSNYYSVLADTLSTGHNVFAGHWMGGAYASMVETRTLDWLANIMEYPEGSGGIFTSGGSMANLTALVAARENKLPEDHSKGTIYYSEQTHSSLSKALRILGFKPENMRKIDSDEQFRIDTTALLTTIEKDVKKGFRPFCIIGNAGTTNTGAVDDLNALSQLAKEHQLWFHIDAAYGGAAMLSKEHQHKLKGIGKADSITLDPHKWWFQPYEMGCLLVQDRQTLKKAFSVQAEYLADTVGDSREINYYEHGVQLSRSFRALKLYTFFRCVGLNKIGEDVSRGFENAAYIETLLQQKDYWEIITKPYLGIISFRAKLFESEDKNDALNAKLSQHVLDNGYAMINTTQLKGHTALRMCPIHPETTTAFLDKTFEIMNAFIERKNANSL, encoded by the coding sequence ATGACGGAAAAGAAAATGAAAAAATTAGGCTATCAGGTCATCGACGTCATTGTAGATCATCGTCACAACCTTTCGTCAAAGCGCGTGTTCAATAAGCCGGACTTCGAGTTTCTCGATAGTATGATAAATCCGACAATGCCTTTGGAGGCTGACGATCCGACTGCGGTATTCAAGGAACTGAACCAAATGGTTTCGGAGCATGTCACCCATATAGACCATCCACGATTCTTTTCCTTTATTCCCGGGCCCAGCAACTATTACAGCGTACTGGCCGACACCCTATCCACCGGCCACAACGTCTTCGCCGGCCATTGGATGGGCGGGGCCTACGCCTCAATGGTGGAGACCCGTACCTTGGACTGGCTCGCGAACATCATGGAATATCCAGAAGGAAGCGGTGGCATCTTTACCAGTGGCGGTTCTATGGCCAATCTTACCGCCCTCGTGGCGGCACGGGAGAACAAACTGCCGGAAGACCATTCCAAAGGCACCATCTACTATTCGGAACAGACCCACTCCTCCTTGTCAAAGGCCCTCAGAATATTGGGCTTTAAACCTGAAAACATGCGCAAAATCGATTCCGACGAACAGTTTCGGATCGATACCACGGCACTGCTTACGACCATTGAAAAGGATGTAAAAAAAGGATTTAGACCCTTTTGCATCATAGGTAATGCGGGCACCACCAATACCGGGGCAGTGGATGACCTGAACGCCTTATCACAACTGGCCAAAGAACACCAGCTTTGGTTTCACATTGACGCCGCTTACGGCGGGGCCGCGATGTTATCCAAAGAACACCAACACAAGCTCAAAGGCATCGGAAAGGCCGACTCGATTACATTAGACCCCCATAAATGGTGGTTTCAGCCTTATGAAATGGGATGTCTTCTCGTACAGGACCGGCAAACCCTGAAGAAAGCGTTCAGCGTGCAGGCCGAATATCTGGCCGACACTGTCGGGGATTCACGCGAGATCAATTATTACGAACACGGGGTTCAGCTATCCCGTTCGTTCCGAGCTTTAAAACTATATACGTTTTTCCGTTGCGTAGGCCTGAATAAGATCGGGGAAGATGTATCCCGAGGGTTCGAAAATGCCGCTTATATCGAAACGCTGTTACAACAAAAGGACTATTGGGAAATCATTACTAAACCTTACTTGGGCATCATTTCGTTCAGGGCGAAGCTTTTCGAAAGCGAGGACAAAAACGATGCACTGAACGCCAAGTTATCCCAACACGTACTCGATAACGGCTACGCGATGATCAATACTACCCAACTGAAAGGCCACACCGCTTTGAGAATGTGCCCCATTCATCCGGAAACGACAACGGCCTTTTTAGACAAGACCTTTGAAATCATGAACGCGTTTATCGAACGTAAAAATGCCAATTCTTTGTAA
- a CDS encoding HdeD family acid-resistance protein: METQLLKSIKDAIKHWYVPLLVGIFFVIVSIVVFSSPMTSLLTLSILFAISFLLGGIAEIVFSVTNRHQLDNWGWSLAFGIITLIAGLLLFMNPGLSVITLAFYVGFVVLFRSVAAISFSLDLKRYGSDNWGWLLAFGILGAIFSFILLWNPLFAGMGAVVLVALSFLFAGLFSILFALQLRKLHKASKELSPELRQRYEALAEDIRREQG; the protein is encoded by the coding sequence ATGGAAACACAATTATTAAAATCAATTAAAGACGCGATAAAACATTGGTACGTTCCTTTGCTGGTCGGCATTTTTTTCGTCATCGTGAGCATCGTAGTATTCTCGTCGCCAATGACCTCTTTGCTCACCTTGTCTATCCTCTTCGCCATTTCCTTTTTGTTAGGGGGCATCGCGGAAATCGTTTTTTCCGTAACCAACCGACATCAACTGGACAACTGGGGGTGGTCCCTCGCCTTCGGTATCATTACGTTAATTGCCGGGCTATTACTATTTATGAACCCCGGGCTGTCGGTTATCACCTTGGCCTTTTACGTTGGCTTTGTCGTACTCTTCCGTTCCGTCGCGGCCATCAGCTTTTCGCTAGACCTCAAAAGGTATGGGAGCGATAACTGGGGCTGGCTCCTCGCCTTTGGTATTCTTGGGGCCATTTTTTCCTTTATCCTATTGTGGAATCCTCTTTTTGCGGGAATGGGTGCTGTGGTGCTCGTTGCTCTAAGTTTTCTTTTCGCGGGATTGTTCAGCATCTTATTCGCCCTCCAGCTCAGGAAACTGCACAAGGCATCCAAAGAGCTCTCCCCAGAGCTAAGACAGCGCTATGAGGCTTTGGCCGAGGATATTCGAAGGGAGCAAGGATAA
- a CDS encoding amidohydrolase — MKKIILSLVCIPLLFACKSDGKQDRTATANCQVFHNGTIITMEGDRPEIVEAIVEQDGKIAFVGNLADAEKDFPTAEKVDLGGRTLLPGFIDPHSHFDMVSNTMGQVDLNPEPVGDVTNIPDIAEKLKNYKADNNIPDDEWIFGWGYDDGQLEEERHPTKKEIDAVLPNNPVYLAHTSGHMGVANSIALAKLGVTAATPNPDGGNIGRMPDSQEPNGLVQETAMYPFMGNMLQILSVKQGAFFEGTQNYYASNGITTANNGMTDRNGLAFFKEQAAAGKLKIDLIALGGNHDIEANIKDSTLQFRTYNNGFKVQGTKIVADGSPQGKTAYFTEPFLTPVSGCESDCRGLPSLSQEELNKLFVTEYQNDNQLFIHSNGDATIDMVIAAHEHACEALGQALDKDRRTIVIHSQFARPDQLEIFVKYKMQPSFFTNHAFFWGDEHVKNLGRDRADFLSPIVTADSLGLKPTNHSDDTVTPVNPLFGIWSAVNRVSRSGAVIGEAERASPYLALEAITKNAAYEFFEEDTKGTLTEGKLADFVILDKNPLSVEPMAIKNIQVVETIKEGKTVFEKE; from the coding sequence ATGAAGAAAATTATTCTATCCCTAGTATGTATCCCCTTGTTATTCGCCTGTAAATCCGATGGAAAACAAGACAGGACAGCTACCGCGAATTGCCAAGTGTTCCATAACGGCACCATAATCACGATGGAAGGCGACCGACCGGAGATAGTAGAAGCCATAGTCGAACAAGATGGCAAAATCGCCTTTGTCGGGAACCTTGCCGACGCGGAAAAAGATTTCCCGACAGCCGAAAAAGTAGATTTGGGCGGACGGACCTTATTACCGGGCTTTATCGACCCCCACAGTCACTTCGATATGGTATCGAATACCATGGGGCAGGTCGATTTGAATCCCGAACCGGTGGGCGATGTTACCAATATTCCCGATATCGCCGAAAAACTTAAAAACTATAAGGCGGATAACAACATTCCCGACGACGAATGGATTTTCGGATGGGGCTATGACGACGGGCAATTAGAGGAAGAAAGGCATCCCACCAAAAAGGAAATCGATGCCGTTCTTCCGAACAATCCCGTTTACTTGGCACACACCAGCGGACACATGGGGGTCGCCAATTCCATCGCCCTTGCAAAACTGGGCGTGACCGCGGCAACCCCCAATCCCGATGGCGGAAATATCGGCCGCATGCCCGATTCCCAGGAACCGAACGGCCTGGTGCAGGAAACCGCCATGTATCCCTTTATGGGAAACATGTTGCAGATACTGTCCGTCAAGCAAGGGGCCTTCTTCGAAGGCACTCAAAATTACTACGCCTCCAACGGTATCACTACCGCGAACAACGGAATGACCGATCGCAACGGACTTGCCTTTTTTAAAGAGCAGGCCGCTGCCGGCAAGTTAAAGATCGACCTTATCGCCCTGGGCGGAAACCACGATATAGAGGCAAATATTAAGGATTCCACCCTACAGTTTAGAACCTATAACAACGGGTTCAAGGTACAAGGCACGAAGATAGTCGCCGATGGGTCGCCCCAAGGGAAAACGGCCTACTTTACCGAACCCTTCCTGACCCCTGTATCTGGATGCGAAAGCGACTGCAGGGGACTGCCCAGTCTGTCGCAAGAGGAACTGAACAAGCTCTTTGTAACCGAATACCAAAACGACAACCAACTGTTCATTCACAGCAACGGCGACGCCACCATAGACATGGTCATCGCCGCCCATGAACACGCCTGTGAAGCATTGGGACAAGCATTGGACAAAGACCGGCGTACTATCGTCATCCACTCCCAGTTCGCACGGCCCGATCAATTGGAGATCTTTGTCAAATACAAGATGCAACCTTCCTTTTTTACGAACCACGCTTTTTTCTGGGGTGATGAACACGTAAAAAATCTGGGCAGGGATCGCGCCGACTTTTTGAGTCCCATTGTCACTGCTGACAGCCTAGGCCTAAAGCCTACCAATCATTCCGACGACACCGTTACCCCGGTGAATCCGCTCTTTGGCATTTGGTCGGCGGTCAACCGGGTGTCCCGCTCCGGAGCGGTCATCGGCGAAGCGGAAAGGGCGTCCCCCTACCTCGCCCTCGAAGCGATTACGAAAAATGCCGCCTACGAGTTTTTTGAAGAGGATACCAAAGGCACCTTGACCGAAGGCAAATTGGCTGATTTCGTGATTTTAGATAAAAATCCGCTATCGGTCGAACCCATGGCCATCAAGAATATTCAGGTGGTGGAGACAATCAAGGAGGGGAAAACAGTTTTCGAAAAAGAATAA
- a CDS encoding zinc-binding dehydrogenase encodes MAKGINYKKTDDMKAAIKKACPDGVDVFFDNVGGELFDAVFANLNRHARIAICGQIADYNESDPPRGPRPMHTLIAKSARMEGFVVFDFKSEFDTAKKQLATWYNKDQLTYRENLVGGFDQIPSAFIGLFSGENIGKQMVKVAEAE; translated from the coding sequence TTGGCCAAAGGCATAAACTACAAGAAAACCGATGATATGAAAGCGGCGATAAAGAAAGCCTGTCCCGATGGCGTCGATGTGTTTTTCGACAATGTCGGTGGGGAGCTCTTCGATGCCGTCTTCGCGAACTTAAACCGGCACGCCCGGATTGCCATTTGCGGACAGATAGCGGACTACAACGAATCCGACCCGCCCCGAGGCCCCCGTCCCATGCATACCTTAATCGCTAAAAGCGCCCGGATGGAAGGCTTCGTGGTCTTCGATTTTAAGTCGGAATTCGATACCGCCAAAAAGCAGCTCGCAACGTGGTACAACAAGGATCAGCTGACCTATCGCGAAAATCTGGTCGGAGGTTTCGACCAGATTCCCTCCGCGTTTATCGGCCTATTTTCCGGAGAAAACATCGGGAAACAGATGGTCAAGGTCGCGGAGGCCGAATGA
- a CDS encoding ferritin, whose protein sequence is MLNKQVMVEAFQAQVYLSYASWAEVNSFAGIANFLYGHMHEREHMFKILKYINDRGGGKAKIEAIDKAPENPKDIGDCLQKILKHEIDNSKKIDQIVNLAHEEKDWATFSFGQWFVQKQIEEESLVNGIIDKYNLASTEVDGNTSLYEMDRDLTNASQEAETPREEEF, encoded by the coding sequence TTGCTGAACAAGCAAGTGATGGTCGAAGCTTTTCAGGCGCAGGTGTACCTTTCCTACGCCTCATGGGCCGAAGTGAACAGCTTTGCAGGTATCGCCAACTTTTTATACGGTCATATGCACGAACGGGAGCATATGTTCAAAATTTTGAAGTACATCAACGACCGCGGGGGGGGGAAAGCCAAGATCGAGGCCATCGACAAAGCACCGGAAAATCCCAAGGATATTGGGGACTGCCTCCAAAAAATATTAAAACACGAAATCGACAATTCCAAGAAAATAGACCAGATCGTCAACCTTGCCCACGAGGAAAAGGATTGGGCGACATTTAGTTTCGGACAATGGTTCGTACAGAAGCAAATCGAGGAAGAGAGCTTGGTTAACGGGATTATCGATAAATACAACCTCGCCTCCACCGAAGTGGACGGAAATACAAGTCTGTACGAAATGGACCGGGACCTGACCAACGCCTCACAAGAAGCGGAGACCCCTAGGGAAGAGGAATTCTAA
- a CDS encoding NADP-dependent oxidoreductase, which produces MDSEPQKREIVLSEHPSGVPDENTFGFNDIKIPEIQEGGVLLKSLYVSIDPGMRGFMDKGNDDAAGNKFEIDKPIISRTVAQVVKSRNKDFERGCIIHGRLAWQKYQSAEADGLEKVNPDLAPISTAVSMLGVPGLAAYFGMLKIGQPNEGETVVVSGAAGSVGSIASQIARIKGCKVVGIAGSPKKSNTWRTIWDWPKA; this is translated from the coding sequence ATGGATTCAGAACCTCAAAAGAGAGAAATCGTACTTTCAGAACATCCTTCCGGGGTACCCGATGAAAATACCTTCGGGTTCAACGACATTAAAATACCCGAAATTCAAGAGGGCGGGGTATTGCTTAAAAGCCTATACGTTTCCATCGATCCGGGAATGAGGGGTTTCATGGATAAGGGGAATGACGATGCGGCCGGTAACAAATTTGAAATCGACAAACCCATTATCAGTCGTACCGTGGCACAGGTCGTCAAAAGTAGAAATAAGGATTTCGAAAGGGGATGCATCATACACGGGCGATTGGCCTGGCAAAAGTATCAAAGTGCCGAAGCGGACGGCCTTGAAAAAGTCAACCCCGACCTTGCACCAATTTCCACCGCGGTCAGTATGCTGGGCGTACCAGGATTGGCCGCCTATTTTGGGATGCTCAAAATCGGTCAACCTAATGAAGGGGAAACCGTGGTCGTCTCCGGAGCGGCGGGTTCCGTGGGCAGTATCGCTTCCCAAATTGCCAGGATCAAAGGCTGCAAAGTGGTGGGCATTGCCGGATCCCCTAAAAAATCGAATACCTGGAGAACGATCTGGGATTGGCCAAAGGCATAA
- a CDS encoding SDR family NAD(P)-dependent oxidoreductase, with product MKTINELFDFQGKVTIISGGAGAIGSEAARFFASLGANVVVADLNEEGSKKIAEDITKESGNNALGIKIDVTDEKQIEKLVQATVDKFGKVSGVLNNVGWGAYTDLWGSNTEKMVDAYKLNTLGAYNLTRLCMPYLKKEDNASVVFSGSMVGNTPSPEFIEYSTAKAGLLNMVRSMAVASGPEVRFNSIIIGTVDNGESSKEAGYTQEMIDNVVKGIVMKRRGLPEDIAYAMAFLMSDAASWITGAELTVNGGGVYKSKMPTS from the coding sequence ATGAAAACGATTAACGAATTATTCGATTTTCAAGGAAAGGTCACCATCATTTCCGGGGGTGCGGGCGCCATCGGTAGCGAGGCTGCACGGTTTTTCGCCTCCTTGGGCGCCAACGTCGTCGTGGCCGATCTCAATGAGGAAGGGTCCAAAAAAATAGCGGAGGATATTACCAAAGAATCCGGAAACAATGCCTTGGGCATCAAAATCGATGTGACCGATGAGAAACAGATCGAAAAACTGGTACAGGCTACGGTGGACAAATTCGGAAAAGTTTCCGGGGTGCTCAACAACGTCGGTTGGGGTGCCTATACCGACCTCTGGGGGTCCAATACAGAAAAAATGGTGGATGCATATAAACTGAACACCTTGGGCGCCTATAACCTGACCCGTTTGTGCATGCCGTATCTGAAGAAAGAGGACAACGCTTCCGTAGTATTTTCGGGTTCCATGGTCGGTAATACACCTTCCCCGGAGTTTATCGAGTACAGTACCGCCAAGGCCGGACTGTTGAACATGGTGCGCAGTATGGCAGTGGCCTCCGGTCCCGAAGTACGCTTTAATTCCATCATCATCGGGACGGTAGATAACGGGGAATCTTCAAAAGAAGCGGGCTACACCCAAGAGATGATCGATAACGTGGTCAAAGGGATCGTTATGAAACGACGCGGACTTCCCGAAGATATTGCCTATGCCATGGCCTTTTTGATGAGCGATGCGGCTTCTTGGATCACAGGTGCCGAATTGACCGTGAACGGTGGCGGGGTCTATAAAAGTAAAATGCCCACCTCGTAA
- a CDS encoding META domain-containing protein encodes MKTKFATLAAIALTMVSCTTTKKMNQQSTDDKTMASNDITNSTWQLVRLEGDTIDQSNHDGEKVRFILNASGQTVTGYSGCNFFSGTYSLQSGNRIEFSQIASTRMACPDAEINEQGVLEVFNLADNYTLNGDQLMLNVGKRAPLAVFRKMPVRDQIVEKYWKLKTLEGQDIQMAENQEREVYFTLKTDENRVQGFAGCNTLSGEYQLEEGNRIRFSKMATTMRACPDVEFNESKFLKVFELADNYTINGDTLSLNVGRRAPLAVFEAVYF; translated from the coding sequence ATGAAAACAAAATTCGCTACCCTAGCCGCCATCGCCCTAACGATGGTGAGCTGTACCACTACCAAAAAGATGAATCAGCAAAGCACTGACGACAAAACAATGGCTTCAAACGATATTACCAACAGTACCTGGCAACTTGTCCGGCTGGAGGGGGACACCATCGATCAATCCAATCATGACGGAGAGAAAGTCCGTTTTATCCTGAACGCTTCGGGTCAGACCGTCACCGGTTATTCCGGATGTAACTTTTTCAGCGGTACGTACTCCTTACAAAGCGGAAACCGAATCGAATTCTCGCAAATCGCCAGTACCCGAATGGCATGTCCAGATGCCGAAATAAACGAACAAGGCGTATTGGAGGTCTTCAATTTGGCGGATAACTATACGCTAAACGGAGATCAGCTTATGCTCAACGTTGGAAAACGCGCCCCGCTGGCCGTATTTAGAAAGATGCCGGTCCGAGACCAGATCGTTGAAAAATACTGGAAACTCAAAACCTTGGAGGGGCAGGATATACAAATGGCCGAAAATCAAGAACGTGAGGTTTATTTTACCCTGAAGACCGATGAAAACCGGGTCCAAGGTTTTGCCGGGTGCAACACGCTATCCGGGGAATACCAACTGGAAGAAGGCAACCGAATCAGATTTTCAAAAATGGCGACTACCATGAGAGCGTGTCCCGATGTGGAATTCAACGAGTCCAAGTTCCTCAAAGTCTTTGAACTAGCGGATAACTATACCATAAACGGTGATACGCTATCCCTTAATGTAGGCAGACGCGCGCCCTTGGCCGTTTTCGAGGCGGTTTATTTTTAG
- a CDS encoding glucose 1-dehydrogenase, whose translation MNTNELFDLTGKTAIVTGGANGIGKASCEMLAAFGANVVVSDYNLEDAKKTSKEINDNGGKTIAVDCDVTKDEALVNLVDKTVEEYGGIHILVNNVGGGGAGKESPYDIEVEQFKKVFEMNVFSMWRLCQLVAPHMKKEGYGSIINMSSMASINKSPAISAYASSKAAVNHMTRNLAFDYGPDNIRINAIGPGAVRTHALETVLTPDIEKAMLKHTPIHRLGEAQDIAGAVLYFAAPISSWTSGQVIFVNGGGVQTLDQ comes from the coding sequence ATGAACACTAATGAATTATTCGATCTAACAGGAAAGACCGCCATCGTCACCGGCGGCGCGAACGGTATCGGCAAAGCGAGCTGCGAGATGTTGGCCGCTTTCGGCGCGAACGTCGTGGTTTCCGATTACAACTTGGAGGACGCCAAAAAAACATCCAAGGAAATTAACGATAACGGCGGCAAGACCATAGCCGTGGATTGCGACGTCACCAAAGACGAGGCGCTGGTCAATCTGGTGGACAAGACCGTTGAGGAATACGGGGGAATCCACATTCTGGTCAACAACGTGGGGGGTGGCGGTGCCGGTAAGGAAAGTCCCTATGACATCGAGGTCGAGCAGTTCAAAAAAGTCTTCGAGATGAACGTGTTCAGCATGTGGCGCCTGTGCCAGTTGGTCGCCCCGCACATGAAAAAGGAAGGTTACGGCAGCATCATCAACATGTCATCGATGGCCTCGATCAACAAGAGTCCCGCAATCAGTGCCTACGCCTCCTCGAAAGCGGCCGTCAACCACATGACCCGCAACCTGGCCTTCGATTACGGTCCCGATAACATCCGGATCAACGCGATTGGACCCGGAGCGGTCCGAACCCATGCCCTGGAGACGGTGTTGACTCCCGATATTGAAAAAGCGATGCTGAAGCACACCCCCATCCATCGACTGGGCGAAGCCCAAGACATTGCCGGCGCGGTATTGTATTTCGCGGCCCCGATATCGAGCTGGACCAGCGGACAGGTCATCTTCGTAAATGGTGGCGGGGTACAGACCCTAGATCAATAA
- the cls gene encoding cardiolipin synthase, which produces MNWLLLFEIVYIIIVLLVSLRVVYDTRSSVKALAYILFIVFVPFIGIIFYFSFGVNYRKRKLYSKKIVHDEQLRQEIRSRMFSYSDKVFNSGGIGETHHNLAEFVRRSASSPLTSNNAVKLLLNGEEKFPEVLKALEAAQHHIHIEYYIYEDDTTGNSIADVLIKKAREGIEVRFMYDAFGSNSLQRNFIQKLETAGVQTAPFYEIKLLAFANRLNYRNHRKIIVIDGTTSFIGGINISDKYRNDGVGKSELFWRDTHLMLNGPATAFLQYLFLCDWNFASQNSLIYDEIYFPPPTLKKEIGKEIVQLVPSGPDSDLPVILYSLLEVIGAAKNKILITSPYFIPGESLMDTLVIAAQGGLKVQIIVPGISDSKMVNAAARSYYTELLKYGVEVFLYNKGFVHAKTMVVDDNLAIVGSANMDYRSFDLNFEVNALIYGKEIAGQLESAFLKDLEECSQIDVTTWLNRPTYVRLWEKVVRLLSPFL; this is translated from the coding sequence ATGAACTGGTTACTACTTTTCGAAATAGTTTACATCATTATCGTGCTCTTGGTCAGTTTACGGGTCGTGTACGACACCCGAAGTAGCGTAAAGGCATTGGCCTATATCCTATTTATTGTTTTTGTTCCCTTTATCGGAATCATTTTCTACTTTTCTTTTGGGGTTAATTATCGCAAGAGAAAGTTATATAGCAAAAAAATAGTACATGATGAGCAACTGCGCCAAGAAATTCGGTCCCGTATGTTCAGTTATTCCGATAAAGTGTTCAACTCTGGGGGGATCGGCGAGACGCACCACAATCTGGCCGAATTCGTAAGACGGTCCGCAAGTAGCCCACTGACCTCGAACAATGCCGTAAAATTGTTGTTGAACGGGGAAGAGAAATTTCCGGAAGTGCTTAAAGCATTGGAAGCCGCCCAACACCACATCCATATCGAATATTACATTTATGAAGACGATACGACGGGAAATTCGATAGCCGACGTCCTCATTAAAAAAGCGAGGGAAGGAATCGAAGTCCGATTTATGTACGATGCCTTTGGCAGTAACAGTCTGCAAAGAAATTTTATACAAAAACTCGAAACAGCGGGCGTACAGACCGCGCCCTTCTACGAAATTAAACTGCTGGCCTTCGCCAACCGCCTGAATTACAGAAACCACCGGAAAATCATTGTCATTGACGGAACGACAAGTTTTATAGGCGGAATCAACATTAGCGATAAGTATCGAAATGACGGAGTTGGCAAAAGCGAGCTGTTTTGGCGCGATACCCATTTGATGCTCAACGGCCCGGCCACGGCCTTTCTGCAATACCTCTTTCTTTGCGATTGGAATTTTGCAAGCCAAAATTCCCTCATCTATGACGAGATCTATTTTCCTCCGCCCACGCTCAAAAAGGAAATTGGGAAGGAAATTGTACAACTGGTGCCTTCGGGACCCGATTCGGACCTCCCCGTTATTCTATATTCCCTCTTGGAAGTCATCGGTGCCGCGAAAAATAAGATTTTAATTACCAGTCCCTATTTCATACCCGGTGAAAGCCTGATGGACACCTTGGTCATCGCGGCACAAGGCGGACTGAAAGTACAGATAATTGTCCCCGGGATTTCTGATTCTAAAATGGTCAATGCGGCGGCCCGTTCGTATTATACCGAACTTTTAAAATACGGGGTAGAGGTATTTTTGTACAACAAGGGCTTTGTACACGCCAAAACCATGGTCGTTGACGACAACTTGGCCATCGTAGGTTCCGCCAATATGGACTACCGCAGCTTCGACCTTAATTTTGAAGTCAATGCCCTGATTTACGGAAAGGAGATTGCGGGACAATTGGAATCTGCTTTTCTAAAGGATTTAGAAGAGTGTTCGCAAATCGACGTTACCACCTGGTTGAACCGGCCCACCTACGTGCGTCTTTGGGAAAAGGTCGTGCGTTTGCTGTCTCCCTTCCTGTAA
- a CDS encoding transposase: protein MDATCYESNMRYPTNVKLLWECTDWLHRLLKKVCGEKKVAMPRSKYLKWKKRYVSYSKMKRKTKKKRDALTRALLLLTEKFSAELDRMEGEHGLAFTVDQYVRRAAARKVREQQYALFHHGVRPEGRIVSLDRPYVRPIVRGKEKKPVEFGAKVHKFQVGGIGFIEHLSFDAFHEGIRFRKTVLDAQGLTRTKVKIVGADAIYATNKNRKFATGNGIRTDFKRKGRAGKHEGHRKKLAAAITKERAARLEGSFGNDKEHYGLKRIRARTKATEILWIFFGIHTANALEIGRRMASARLAKAA, encoded by the coding sequence ATGGACGCCACCTGCTACGAGAGCAACATGCGGTACCCTACAAATGTAAAACTGCTCTGGGAATGTACCGACTGGCTGCACCGGCTGCTCAAAAAGGTATGCGGGGAAAAAAAGGTCGCCATGCCGCGCAGCAAGTACCTGAAATGGAAAAAGCGGTACGTGTCCTACAGCAAGATGAAGAGGAAGACCAAGAAGAAGCGGGATGCGCTGACCAGGGCCCTGCTCCTGCTGACCGAAAAGTTCTCGGCGGAACTGGACCGTATGGAAGGGGAGCACGGCCTGGCGTTCACCGTGGACCAGTACGTGCGCAGGGCCGCGGCCAGGAAGGTACGGGAACAACAGTACGCCCTGTTCCACCACGGCGTGCGGCCCGAGGGCCGCATCGTCAGCCTTGACAGGCCCTATGTCAGGCCGATCGTCAGGGGCAAGGAGAAAAAGCCGGTGGAGTTCGGTGCCAAGGTGCACAAGTTCCAGGTGGGCGGCATCGGCTTTATCGAGCACCTATCCTTCGACGCCTTCCACGAGGGGATACGCTTCCGCAAGACCGTCCTGGACGCGCAGGGCCTGACCCGTACCAAGGTCAAGATCGTAGGGGCCGATGCCATCTACGCGACCAACAAAAATCGGAAGTTCGCCACCGGGAACGGTATCCGTACCGACTTCAAGCGCAAGGGAAGGGCCGGCAAACACGAGGGGCACCGTAAGAAACTGGCGGCGGCCATCACCAAGGAAAGGGCCGCCCGCCTGGAGGGCAGCTTCGGCAACGACAAGGAACACTACGGCCTCAAAAGAATAAGGGCCCGCACCAAGGCTACGGAGATCCTCTGGATATTTTTCGGCATCCACACCGCCAACGCCCTTGAGATCGGCAGGCGCATGGCCTCGGCCCGCCTGGCAAAAGCAGCCTGA